A single Calidifontibacter indicus DNA region contains:
- a CDS encoding magnesium transporter MgtE N-terminal domain-containing protein, whose translation MLVSTRIFVSRIAGLTVLDPLGDRVGLVRDVVVTFTGRHPRAIGLVIEVPGKKRVFLPMTRVTNIDPAAVISTGLVNMRRFEQRATETLVLAEMFDRPVTVVEPDQTYPATVEDIAIARNARRDWVLAKVYVRQQSSPEASSPRGVSRLIRRRAGKTTLVDLDQVQGLQRETEAQSAERLLETYDDLRVADLAEVIHDLNPKRRAEVAAALDDGRLADILEELPEEDQVEIIAGLDTNRAADVLEAMEPDDAADLLADLPPDQAETLLQLMEPDEAAPLRRLMTYEENTAGGMMTTEPVILGPEATIAEALAMIRREELAPALASAVFVCRPPLETPTGRFIGLVHAQRLLREPPHTSVGMAVDKTIEAIPVDARLDEVTRTLATYNLVVLPVVDSDGLLLGAVSVDDVLDHILPDDWREGRHDVRTPGESPIRAAIGRAGGKS comes from the coding sequence ATCCTCGTGAGCACCCGCATCTTCGTGTCGAGAATCGCCGGCCTGACCGTGCTCGACCCGTTGGGCGACCGGGTCGGTCTGGTGCGTGACGTCGTCGTCACCTTCACCGGACGCCACCCGCGCGCCATCGGGCTCGTCATCGAGGTGCCCGGCAAGAAACGCGTCTTCCTGCCGATGACCCGCGTGACGAACATCGACCCGGCCGCCGTGATCAGCACGGGCCTGGTCAACATGCGCCGGTTCGAGCAGCGAGCCACCGAAACCCTCGTGCTCGCCGAGATGTTCGACCGCCCGGTCACGGTCGTCGAGCCCGACCAGACCTATCCCGCCACGGTCGAGGACATCGCGATCGCCCGCAACGCCCGGCGCGACTGGGTGCTCGCGAAGGTCTATGTGCGGCAACAGAGTTCGCCCGAAGCATCGAGCCCTCGGGGCGTGTCGCGACTGATCCGGCGCCGGGCCGGCAAAACCACCCTCGTCGATCTCGATCAGGTGCAGGGTCTGCAGCGGGAGACCGAGGCGCAGAGCGCCGAGCGACTGCTGGAGACCTACGACGACCTGCGGGTCGCCGACCTCGCCGAGGTCATCCACGACCTCAACCCCAAGCGTCGGGCCGAGGTCGCCGCCGCGCTCGACGACGGCCGCCTCGCCGACATCCTCGAGGAACTGCCCGAGGAGGACCAGGTCGAGATCATCGCCGGACTCGACACCAACCGCGCCGCCGACGTGCTCGAGGCGATGGAACCCGACGACGCCGCCGACCTGCTCGCCGACCTCCCACCCGACCAGGCCGAGACCCTGCTGCAGTTGATGGAGCCCGACGAGGCCGCGCCGCTGCGCCGGTTGATGACGTACGAGGAGAACACCGCCGGCGGCATGATGACCACCGAGCCGGTGATCCTCGGCCCCGAGGCGACGATCGCCGAGGCGCTGGCGATGATCCGGCGCGAGGAACTCGCGCCGGCGCTGGCCTCGGCGGTGTTCGTCTGCCGGCCGCCGCTGGAGACCCCGACCGGACGCTTCATCGGTCTGGTGCACGCCCAGCGCCTGCTGCGCGAACCGCCGCACACCTCCGTCGGCATGGCCGTCGACAAGACGATCGAGGCCATCCCGGTCGACGCCCGTCTCGACGAGGTCACCCGCACCCTCGCGACGTACAACCTCGTGGTGTTGCCGGTGGTCGACAGCGACGGCCTACTGCTCGGCGCGGTCAGCGTCGACGACGTGCTCGACCACATCCTCCCCGACGACTGGCGCGAGGGCAGGCACGACGTGCGCACACCGGGCGAGAGCCCGATCAGAGCAGCGATCGGCCGGGCGGGAGGCAAGTCATGA
- a CDS encoding DUF1003 domain-containing protein codes for MSERTDRGERTDRNERREARGSARRDSGRRLDQPREQRKRLLPRPGVDAERFGVLSEQFARFMGTPTFLIYMTVFVALWLAWNTFMPAAAQFDPRALNYTLLTLILSLQASYAAPLILLAQNRQDDRDRVALEQDRSRDERNLADTEFLTREVASLRLALRDTATRDFVRSELRNLLEEMEERGVLATPSEDEPKPRKKKDKQPKPETPRA; via the coding sequence ATGAGCGAACGCACCGACCGCGGCGAGCGCACCGACCGCAACGAGCGCCGGGAGGCGCGTGGCAGCGCCCGTCGCGACAGCGGCCGGCGTCTCGACCAGCCGCGCGAGCAACGCAAACGGTTGCTGCCGCGTCCGGGCGTCGACGCCGAACGGTTCGGCGTGCTGTCCGAGCAGTTCGCCCGCTTCATGGGCACGCCCACCTTCCTGATCTACATGACGGTGTTCGTGGCGCTGTGGCTGGCGTGGAACACCTTCATGCCGGCCGCCGCGCAGTTCGACCCGCGCGCGCTCAACTACACGCTGCTGACGCTGATCCTGTCGCTGCAGGCGTCGTACGCCGCCCCGCTGATCCTGCTCGCGCAGAACCGCCAGGACGACCGTGACCGGGTGGCCCTCGAGCAAGACCGGAGCCGCGACGAACGCAACCTGGCCGACACCGAGTTCCTCACCCGCGAGGTCGCGTCGCTGCGACTTGCGTTGCGCGACACCGCAACCCGCGACTTCGTGCGCAGCGAACTGCGGAACCTGCTGGAGGAGATGGAGGAGCGCGGGGTGCTGGCGACGCCGAGCGAGGACGAGCCCAAGCCGCGCAAGAAGAAGGACAAGCAGCCCAAACCCGAGACGCCCAGGGCGTAG
- a CDS encoding Mrp/NBP35 family ATP-binding protein, whose product MSALPTLDAVRAALATVEDPEIRKPITDLGMVESVDISDSGHVSVTILLTISGCPLKSKLTTDTTAAVQKVDGVTGVEVRLGVMNDEQRATLRQSLRGGAPEKEIPFAKPGSLTRVYAVASGKGGVGKSSVTTNLAAAMAANGLRVGVVDADIYGFSVPRMLGVDQLPTQVDDMILPPVAGDVKVISIGMFVPGNQPVVWRGPMLHRALQQFLGDVFWGDLDVLLLDLPPGTGDIAISVAQLIPNAEILVVTTPQQAAAEVAERAGSIALQTKQRIAGVIENMSWLELPDGSRQEIFGAGGGQSVADSLSRSVGAKVELLGQIPLDTALREGADTGAPVVLSRPDSPAAVALRGIAKGLGSRARGLAGRSLGLTPSGR is encoded by the coding sequence ATGTCTGCCCTGCCCACACTCGACGCCGTCCGCGCTGCCCTGGCGACCGTCGAGGACCCCGAGATCCGCAAGCCCATCACCGACCTCGGGATGGTGGAGAGCGTCGACATCTCCGACTCCGGCCACGTCAGCGTCACCATCTTGCTGACAATCTCCGGCTGCCCGCTCAAGAGCAAGCTCACCACCGACACCACCGCCGCCGTGCAGAAGGTCGACGGCGTCACCGGCGTCGAGGTGCGCCTCGGTGTGATGAACGACGAGCAGCGCGCGACCCTGCGTCAGTCGCTGCGCGGCGGCGCCCCGGAGAAGGAGATCCCGTTCGCCAAGCCGGGTTCACTGACCCGCGTCTACGCGGTCGCCTCCGGCAAGGGCGGCGTCGGCAAGAGCTCGGTAACCACCAACCTCGCCGCTGCGATGGCCGCGAACGGCCTGCGCGTCGGTGTGGTCGACGCCGACATCTACGGCTTCTCGGTGCCGCGCATGCTCGGGGTCGACCAGTTGCCGACCCAGGTCGACGACATGATTCTGCCGCCGGTCGCGGGCGACGTGAAGGTCATCTCCATCGGCATGTTCGTGCCCGGCAACCAGCCGGTCGTCTGGCGCGGCCCGATGCTGCACCGCGCGCTGCAGCAGTTCCTCGGCGACGTGTTCTGGGGCGACCTCGACGTGCTGCTGCTCGACCTGCCGCCGGGCACCGGCGACATCGCGATCTCGGTCGCACAGCTCATCCCGAACGCCGAGATCCTCGTCGTCACCACCCCGCAGCAGGCCGCCGCCGAGGTGGCCGAGCGGGCCGGGTCGATCGCCCTTCAGACCAAGCAGCGCATCGCCGGTGTCATCGAGAACATGTCGTGGCTGGAACTGCCCGACGGCTCGCGCCAGGAGATCTTCGGCGCCGGTGGTGGCCAGTCGGTCGCCGACTCGCTGTCCCGTTCGGTCGGCGCCAAGGTCGAGCTCCTGGGTCAGATCCCGCTCGACACCGCCCTGCGTGAGGGAGCGGACACCGGTGCGCCGGTCGTGCTCTCGCGTCCCGACTCCCCCGCCGCCGTCGCGCTCCGCGGCATCGCCAAGGGCCTCGGTTCGCGCGCTCGCGGTCTCGCCGGTCGCTCGCTCGGCCTCACGCCCTCGGGACGCTAA
- a CDS encoding preprotein translocase subunit TatA, protein MFGIEPWEFVILVALAAFLIGPERLPEYIAKLRGWIRQARHMAEGAKTQLKDEMGPEFEDVNWRQYDPRQYDPRKIVRQALFDEEDEPTGQLEGGMHDPVMDAPPVWEPMRYDPDRPTPFDIEAT, encoded by the coding sequence GTGTTCGGCATCGAACCATGGGAGTTCGTCATCCTCGTCGCGCTCGCGGCGTTCCTGATCGGACCCGAGCGTCTGCCGGAGTACATCGCCAAGCTGCGCGGCTGGATCCGCCAGGCCCGTCACATGGCCGAAGGGGCCAAGACCCAGCTCAAGGACGAGATGGGGCCGGAGTTCGAGGACGTCAACTGGCGCCAGTACGACCCGCGGCAGTACGACCCCCGCAAGATCGTGCGGCAGGCCCTCTTCGACGAGGAGGACGAGCCCACCGGTCAGCTCGAGGGCGGCATGCACGACCCGGTGATGGACGCCCCGCCGGTATGGGAGCCGATGCGCTATGACCCCGACCGCCCCACCCCGTTCGATATCGAAGCTACCTAA
- a CDS encoding trypsin-like peptidase domain-containing protein — protein sequence MSQPPLDPFGPASGGPGRRLPGRGGLPTAAATDPFGAGPRDQLRDQPQRPAAPSGPAVAPASAGPNPGAPVQTPPRGRSRAGLIAAVAAAALLFGGVGGYAGSQLADHSHSTGTGDTDGVEAIAAKALPSVVTIRISSSSGSPLGTGSGFVLRADGYIVTNNHVAAAGGSGSQLKVLFSDESEADAKLVGTSPTYDLAVLKVERTGLPALTLADSGQLKVGQSVIAVGAPLGLTGSVTTGIVSALNRPVVTGGDSTSGSSTGSSDQSYMNAIQTDAAINQGNSGGPLLDLQGRVVGVNSAIYSSRNGGSIGLGFAIPADQVRRTTDQLIRTGKAEYPVIGLDFDPNYTGTGVKVSRVVDGGPAAKAGLKEGDVINSIDGVATKDPKTYLVTLRSKDIGQTITVGYNSGGNQKSVTMQTAAGS from the coding sequence ATGTCGCAGCCACCCCTCGACCCGTTCGGCCCCGCTTCCGGCGGGCCCGGCCGACGCCTGCCCGGACGCGGTGGGCTGCCGACGGCTGCGGCCACCGATCCCTTCGGCGCGGGTCCGCGGGACCAACTGCGTGACCAACCCCAACGGCCGGCTGCGCCGTCCGGCCCGGCTGTTGCGCCTGCGTCCGCCGGCCCGAATCCGGGCGCACCGGTACAGACCCCGCCGCGCGGACGATCACGCGCCGGGTTGATCGCTGCCGTGGCGGCCGCCGCGTTGCTGTTCGGCGGCGTCGGCGGTTACGCGGGGTCGCAGCTGGCAGACCACTCGCACTCGACCGGCACCGGCGACACCGACGGGGTGGAGGCGATCGCCGCGAAGGCGCTGCCCAGCGTGGTGACCATCCGGATCAGCAGTTCGTCGGGCAGCCCGCTCGGCACCGGCTCCGGTTTCGTGCTGCGCGCCGACGGCTACATCGTCACCAATAACCACGTGGCCGCGGCCGGCGGCAGTGGCAGCCAGTTGAAGGTGCTGTTCTCCGACGAGTCGGAGGCCGACGCGAAGCTGGTCGGCACCTCACCGACCTACGACCTCGCAGTGCTCAAGGTCGAGCGCACCGGGCTGCCTGCGCTCACCCTCGCCGACTCCGGGCAACTGAAGGTCGGCCAGTCGGTCATCGCCGTCGGTGCCCCGCTCGGACTCACCGGCTCGGTCACCACCGGCATCGTCAGCGCCCTCAACCGTCCTGTCGTCACCGGCGGCGACTCCACCAGTGGCTCGAGCACGGGCTCGTCCGACCAGTCGTACATGAACGCGATCCAGACCGATGCCGCGATCAACCAGGGCAACTCCGGTGGACCGTTGCTCGACCTGCAGGGCAGGGTCGTCGGCGTCAATTCCGCCATCTACTCCTCGCGCAACGGCGGCAGCATCGGGCTCGGTTTCGCGATTCCGGCCGACCAGGTGCGCCGCACCACCGACCAGTTGATCCGCACCGGCAAGGCGGAGTATCCCGTCATCGGGCTCGACTTCGACCCCAACTACACCGGCACCGGCGTCAAGGTGTCCCGCGTCGTCGACGGTGGCCCGGCCGCCAAGGCCGGCCTCAAGGAGGGCGACGTCATCAACTCGATCGACGGCGTGGCCACCAAGGACCCGAAGACCTACCTGGTCACGTTGCGCTCGAAGGACATCGGCCAGACCATCACCGTCGGCTACAACAGCGGCGGCAACCAGAAGTCCGTGACGATGCAGACCGCAGCAGGTAGCTGA
- a CDS encoding anti-sigma factor family protein encodes MTCPQQDLLVDYVDGVLSRDASTALERHLVACQGCRAQVAAERELIERMRGVPAAPGHGSDFMAGLLSLGDLPTEPMPVRRAHTNAPATLSSHAPAQYVSARKPVGIAALAVVGCIGAAVVAIHVPADATQTRLPTMRSQTVQQQPAARVIGFEPAAPNPNRP; translated from the coding sequence ATGACCTGTCCGCAGCAAGACCTGTTGGTCGACTACGTCGACGGAGTGCTCTCCCGCGACGCCTCGACCGCGCTCGAACGTCACCTCGTCGCCTGTCAGGGCTGCCGCGCGCAGGTCGCGGCGGAGCGTGAACTCATCGAGCGGATGCGCGGGGTGCCCGCGGCACCGGGGCACGGCTCCGACTTCATGGCCGGGCTGCTCAGCCTGGGCGACCTCCCCACCGAGCCGATGCCGGTGCGGCGGGCGCACACCAACGCGCCGGCGACGCTGTCCAGCCACGCGCCCGCGCAGTACGTCTCCGCCCGTAAGCCGGTCGGCATCGCCGCGCTCGCGGTGGTCGGGTGCATCGGCGCCGCCGTGGTCGCGATCCACGTCCCGGCCGACGCCACCCAGACCCGGCTGCCGACGATGCGGTCGCAGACCGTGCAGCAGCAGCCGGCCGCGCGGGTCATCGGGTTCGAACCCGCCGCGCCCAACCCGAACCGGCCCTGA
- the sigE gene encoding RNA polymerase sigma factor SigE encodes MVKRTKTVVPDEVPAGWQPPTWEEIVTEHSARVYRLAYRLTGNVHDAEDLTHDVFVRVFRSLGSYRPGTFEGWLHRITTNVFLDKMRRKQRIRFDALSDDAAARLVSRSGSPEQIYADAHFDDDIQHALDALSPDFRAAVVLCDIEGLSYEEVAATLDVKLGTVRSRIHRGRAQLRAALAHRDPSQRPVTEPIDRPITQPIQTGVQTGVRGLGVRRPAGVGG; translated from the coding sequence ATGGTGAAGCGAACCAAGACGGTGGTTCCCGACGAGGTGCCGGCCGGCTGGCAGCCGCCCACCTGGGAGGAGATCGTCACCGAACACTCGGCACGCGTCTACCGCCTGGCCTACCGCCTGACCGGCAATGTGCACGACGCCGAAGACCTCACCCACGATGTGTTCGTGCGGGTGTTCCGTTCGCTCGGTTCGTACCGTCCGGGCACCTTCGAGGGCTGGCTGCACCGCATCACCACCAACGTCTTCCTCGACAAGATGCGCCGCAAGCAGCGCATCCGCTTCGACGCGCTGTCCGACGACGCCGCCGCGCGTCTGGTCAGCCGCTCGGGCAGCCCCGAGCAGATCTACGCCGACGCCCACTTCGACGACGACATCCAGCACGCGCTCGACGCGTTGTCGCCCGACTTCCGTGCGGCCGTCGTGCTGTGTGACATCGAGGGGCTGTCCTATGAGGAGGTCGCCGCGACGCTCGACGTGAAGCTCGGCACCGTCCGCTCGCGCATCCACCGCGGTCGTGCCCAGTTGCGGGCGGCCCTCGCCCACCGCGACCCGTCCCAGCGTCCGGTCACCGAGCCCATCGACCGTCCGATCACCCAGCCGATCCAGACCGGTGTGCAGACCGGTGTACGCGGCCTCGGCGTCCGTCGGCCCGCGGGGGTCGGCGGATGA
- a CDS encoding O-methyltransferase, with translation MTSMRPGTWTYAEEFIPEPELIERARVRGDELGAVPVGTGTGAALRMLAAANHARSVVEIGTGAGVSGLWLLSGMPADGILTTIDISSEHQHAAKQAFAEAGYPPQRTRTIVGSALSVLPRLTDGGYDLVLVDGEKTEYPAYVEQALRLLRPGGVLAIDNMLWHDQVADPAARDDVTRILRDLGKQLRDDDSLDTTLLPVGDGLLVAVKR, from the coding sequence ATGACGTCGATGCGACCCGGCACCTGGACCTACGCCGAGGAGTTCATTCCCGAGCCCGAACTGATCGAGCGCGCACGTGTGCGCGGCGACGAACTGGGCGCCGTGCCCGTCGGCACGGGCACCGGCGCGGCCCTGCGGATGCTGGCCGCCGCCAACCACGCACGCTCCGTGGTCGAGATCGGCACCGGCGCCGGGGTCAGCGGTCTCTGGCTGCTGTCGGGCATGCCCGCCGACGGCATCCTGACCACCATCGACATCTCCAGTGAGCACCAGCACGCCGCCAAGCAGGCGTTCGCCGAGGCCGGCTACCCGCCGCAACGCACCCGGACGATCGTGGGCAGCGCCCTGTCGGTGCTGCCGCGCCTCACCGACGGCGGCTACGACCTCGTGCTGGTCGACGGCGAGAAGACCGAGTACCCGGCGTACGTCGAGCAGGCGCTGCGCCTGCTGCGCCCGGGCGGGGTGCTCGCCATCGACAACATGCTCTGGCACGACCAGGTCGCCGACCCTGCCGCCCGTGACGACGTCACCCGCATCCTGCGCGACCTCGGCAAGCAGTTGCGCGACGACGACAGCCTCGACACCACGCTGCTGCCGGTCGGTGACGGCCTGCTGGTGGCGGTCAAGCGCTGA
- a CDS encoding DUF3117 domain-containing protein — MAAMKPRTGDGPLEVTKEGRSILLRMPLEGGGRLVVEMNAEEAQALGDAIKGCIG; from the coding sequence ATGGCGGCGATGAAGCCGAGGACTGGCGACGGCCCGCTCGAAGTGACCAAGGAAGGTCGCAGCATCCTGCTGCGCATGCCGCTCGAAGGCGGCGGCCGCTTGGTGGTCGAGATGAACGCCGAGGAAGCGCAGGCGTTGGGCGATGCCATCAAGGGCTGCATCGGCTGA
- a CDS encoding PaaX family transcriptional regulator, whose translation MLARSAVFDIYGDHLLGTTGWAPVAALVQLTGVVDVAPAATRTAISRMAREGWLDAETRSGVRGYALTSRARHRLGSAAQRIYADRTPEWDGEWHLVVVEHSADRSVRARVRGSMEYLGYARLAADTWVAPRPSDDLAETLGDGYREFRSRLTGDPVRFAAEMWDLDALAEAHNGYIRWLTDLVADLPDVDAAGDLECYTTRSLALHEWRKFLFTDPGLPLEVLPPDWPGSRASKQFRDVAACLRPGAAGYVDTCIRTALGRSTTDPTDGPNTEPNTEEIR comes from the coding sequence ATGCTCGCCAGGTCCGCCGTCTTCGACATCTACGGCGACCACCTCCTGGGCACCACCGGGTGGGCGCCGGTCGCCGCACTGGTGCAGTTGACGGGGGTGGTCGACGTCGCGCCGGCCGCGACCCGCACCGCGATCTCCCGGATGGCACGGGAAGGGTGGCTGGACGCCGAAACCCGTTCCGGGGTGCGTGGCTACGCACTCACCTCGCGTGCCCGGCACCGCCTGGGGTCCGCCGCGCAACGCATCTATGCCGACCGGACCCCCGAGTGGGACGGCGAGTGGCACCTCGTGGTCGTCGAGCACAGCGCCGACCGTTCGGTGCGTGCCCGGGTGCGCGGATCGATGGAGTACCTCGGGTATGCCCGCCTCGCAGCCGACACCTGGGTGGCGCCCCGCCCCAGCGACGACCTCGCCGAAACCCTCGGCGACGGCTATCGCGAGTTCCGCTCCCGCCTCACCGGCGACCCGGTGCGGTTCGCCGCCGAGATGTGGGACCTCGACGCGCTGGCCGAGGCTCACAACGGCTACATCCGCTGGCTCACCGACCTGGTCGCCGACCTGCCGGACGTCGATGCCGCCGGCGATCTGGAGTGCTACACGACCCGCTCCCTGGCGTTGCACGAGTGGCGCAAGTTCCTGTTCACCGACCCCGGCCTCCCGCTCGAGGTGCTGCCACCCGATTGGCCGGGTTCGCGGGCATCGAAGCAGTTCCGTGACGTAGCCGCCTGCCTTCGGCCCGGCGCTGCCGGATACGTTGATACCTGTATCCGAACAGCCTTGGGCCGCAGCACGACCGACCCCACCGACGGCCCGAACACCGAGCCGAACACCGAGGAGATCCGATGA
- a CDS encoding enoyl-CoA hydratase-related protein, translated as MSDDAPVLVEREGGVATVRINRPDDMCALDIPTKEGLVAALQQVAGDDTVRVVVLTGTGRAFCVGQDLKEHLGLLETGDDALGTTVVEHYNPIVELLSTMNKPVIAAVNGVAAGAGAAFAFACDLRILRESAGFNLAFTGIALSCDSGSSWSLQRLVGIAKAKELLFFPRTVRSAEALELGLATKVVPDDEFDAAVAELAGRLAAGPTIAYGSVRRAIAYSATHDLSESLANEGELMKLTGDTADHRAAVDAFIAKRPPVFEGR; from the coding sequence ATGAGCGACGACGCACCTGTCCTGGTCGAGCGCGAGGGTGGCGTCGCCACCGTCCGGATCAACCGGCCCGATGACATGTGCGCCCTCGACATCCCCACCAAGGAGGGGCTGGTCGCGGCGCTGCAGCAGGTGGCCGGCGACGACACCGTGCGGGTGGTGGTGCTGACCGGCACCGGCCGCGCGTTCTGCGTCGGTCAAGACCTCAAGGAACACCTCGGGTTGCTCGAGACCGGCGACGACGCCCTCGGCACCACCGTGGTCGAGCACTACAACCCGATCGTCGAGTTGCTCTCGACCATGAACAAGCCGGTCATCGCGGCGGTCAACGGGGTGGCGGCCGGAGCCGGCGCCGCCTTCGCGTTCGCCTGCGACCTGCGCATCCTGCGCGAGAGCGCCGGCTTCAACCTGGCCTTCACCGGCATCGCGCTGTCGTGCGACTCCGGGTCGTCGTGGTCGTTGCAGCGCCTGGTCGGCATCGCCAAGGCGAAGGAACTGCTGTTCTTTCCCCGCACCGTCCGCTCGGCCGAGGCGCTCGAACTGGGCCTCGCCACCAAGGTCGTGCCCGACGACGAGTTCGACGCCGCCGTGGCCGAACTCGCCGGCCGGCTGGCTGCCGGGCCGACCATCGCGTACGGCTCGGTGCGCCGTGCGATCGCCTACTCCGCAACTCACGACCTGTCCGAATCGTTGGCCAACGAAGGCGAACTGATGAAGCTCACCGGCGACACGGCCGACCACCGCGCCGCGGTCGACGCCTTCATCGCCAAGCGTCCGCCGGTCTTCGAAGGTCGCTGA
- a CDS encoding NfeD family protein has translation MNGATLFWIIAGLALVGLEVVGGEFVLLMLGGGALAAAGTSAAGADTWVSALVFAVVSIGLLLLVRPPMKRHFLSGPKHAMNTDALLGARAEVIERVHEDGGLVRIGGEEWSARPARRSFVFEPGERLVVERIDGAIALVDKDLDTDFDTDTGAGPGVEPGA, from the coding sequence ATGAACGGGGCGACACTCTTCTGGATCATCGCGGGTCTCGCGTTGGTGGGACTCGAGGTCGTCGGGGGCGAGTTCGTGCTGCTCATGCTGGGCGGTGGCGCGTTGGCTGCCGCCGGCACGTCCGCTGCCGGAGCCGACACCTGGGTGAGCGCGCTCGTCTTCGCCGTCGTCTCGATCGGGCTGTTGCTGCTGGTGCGGCCGCCGATGAAGCGGCACTTCCTGTCGGGCCCGAAGCACGCCATGAACACCGACGCGCTGCTCGGGGCACGGGCCGAGGTGATCGAGCGGGTGCACGAGGACGGCGGCCTGGTGCGCATCGGCGGCGAGGAGTGGTCGGCCCGCCCCGCCCGACGCAGTTTCGTGTTCGAGCCGGGTGAACGGCTCGTCGTCGAACGCATCGACGGGGCGATCGCGCTCGTCGACAAGGACCTCGACACAGACTTCGACACAGACACCGGCGCCGGGCCCGGCGTCGAACCGGGCGCGTAA
- a CDS encoding SPFH domain-containing protein, with the protein MEPLLIIAAIIALLAVIIVVKSVALVPQAEAAVVERLGRYTKTVSGQLLFLMPFVDRIRAKVDLRERVVSFPPQPVITEDNLTVNIDTVVYFQVTEPRAAVYEINNYIVGVEQLTTTTLRNVVGGMTLEETLTSRERINSQLRGVLDEATGRWGLRVARVELKSIFPPPSIQESMEKQMKADREKRATILAAEAHRESAIKSAEGDKQSQILAAEGAKQASILAAEGDRQSRILRAQGDRAAKYLLAQGEAKSIEKTFAAIRASRPTPELLAYQYLRTLPEMAKGEASKVWVVPSDFGSALQGFAKSFGQQGDDGVFRYEMPDYSDVPEVDEDEVEEWFDMSRDPAVAKAVAEAEAVARQSVTIDPIEEAAPRRRRPAPEPEVDQSQPPAQPGSDPRAIGAGETQSFPAVPPQQQPDFGPGIQLPKRPDQQG; encoded by the coding sequence ATGGAACCGTTGCTCATCATCGCCGCGATCATCGCGCTGCTCGCGGTGATCATCGTGGTCAAGTCGGTGGCGCTCGTGCCGCAGGCCGAGGCTGCCGTGGTCGAACGGCTGGGGCGTTACACCAAGACCGTCTCGGGGCAGCTGCTGTTCCTGATGCCGTTCGTCGACCGCATCCGCGCGAAGGTCGACCTGCGTGAGCGCGTCGTGAGCTTCCCGCCGCAGCCGGTGATCACCGAGGACAACCTGACGGTCAACATCGACACGGTCGTCTACTTCCAGGTGACCGAGCCGCGCGCCGCGGTCTACGAGATCAACAACTACATCGTCGGTGTCGAGCAGCTCACCACCACCACGCTGCGTAACGTCGTCGGTGGCATGACGCTGGAGGAGACCCTCACCTCCCGTGAGCGGATCAACTCCCAGCTGCGCGGCGTGCTCGACGAGGCCACGGGCCGGTGGGGTCTGCGCGTGGCCCGGGTCGAGCTGAAATCGATCTTCCCGCCGCCCTCCATCCAGGAGTCGATGGAGAAGCAGATGAAGGCCGACCGTGAGAAGCGCGCCACGATCCTCGCGGCCGAGGCCCACCGGGAGTCGGCGATCAAGTCGGCCGAGGGTGACAAGCAGAGCCAGATCCTCGCCGCCGAAGGTGCCAAGCAAGCCTCCATCCTCGCCGCGGAGGGTGACCGCCAGTCGCGCATCCTGCGTGCCCAGGGTGACCGCGCCGCCAAGTACCTCCTCGCCCAGGGTGAGGCGAAGTCGATCGAGAAGACCTTCGCCGCGATCCGCGCCTCGCGTCCCACCCCCGAACTGCTCGCCTACCAGTACCTGCGCACCCTGCCCGAGATGGCCAAGGGCGAGGCCAGCAAGGTGTGGGTCGTGCCGTCCGACTTCGGCTCCGCGTTGCAGGGCTTCGCGAAGTCGTTCGGCCAGCAGGGCGACGACGGCGTGTTCCGTTACGAGATGCCCGACTACTCCGACGTGCCCGAGGTTGACGAGGACGAGGTCGAGGAGTGGTTCGACATGTCCCGTGACCCGGCGGTCGCGAAGGCTGTCGCCGAGGCCGAGGCGGTGGCCCGTCAGTCGGTCACCATCGACCCGATCGAAGAGGCCGCGCCGCGCCGTCGCCGTCCGGCCCCTGAGCCCGAGGTCGACCAGTCGCAGCCGCCGGCCCAGCCGGGCAGCGACCCGCGGGCGATCGGTGCCGGCGAGACCCAGTCCTTCCCCGCCGTGCCGCCGCAGCAGCAGCCGGACTTCGGGCCGGGCATCCAGTTGCCCAAGCGCCCCGACCAGCAGGGCTGA
- a CDS encoding DivIVA domain-containing protein: protein MIVVLIVLLVLVTGLAVAAVLGRFGGGAMDDPVTTTPFEPLPAGALKSADVAEIRFDQTMRGYRMGQVDDVLDRLRTELDERDAEIARLRAERDELTGR, encoded by the coding sequence GTGATCGTCGTTCTCATCGTGCTGTTGGTGCTCGTCACGGGCCTGGCCGTTGCCGCCGTCCTGGGCCGATTCGGCGGCGGCGCCATGGACGACCCGGTCACCACCACGCCGTTCGAACCGCTGCCGGCCGGAGCACTGAAGTCGGCGGATGTCGCCGAGATCCGGTTCGACCAGACGATGCGCGGTTACCGCATGGGGCAGGTCGACGACGTGCTCGACCGGTTGCGCACCGAGCTCGACGAGCGCGACGCCGAGATCGCCCGACTGCGGGCGGAGCGGGACGAACTGACCGGCCGCTGA